One stretch of Arachis hypogaea cultivar Tifrunner chromosome 20, arahy.Tifrunner.gnm2.J5K5, whole genome shotgun sequence DNA includes these proteins:
- the LOC112785053 gene encoding NDR1/HIN1-like protein 26, translating to MSQITIESPKHCANKQGLKRFERNYKKLFFAFSAFLTTILALILLIYLILHPSKPQFSLKELDIYQLNLSGPNLNTTINLTLLSKNPNQKVSIYYDEIIVYGSYKGQQITGDTYVPPFYQGNEESNLLTASLIGNGLPVSPSIGYEFGRDQSSGRLVLNLKANGKLRWKVGTWVSGHYRFNVNCVSFMAFGPSLPSPSPPLASKQGSHCSTTL from the coding sequence ATGTCTCAAATCACAATAGAATCTCCAAAGCACTGTGCCAACAAACAAGGACTGAAAAGATTTGAGAGGAACTACAAGAAACTCTTCTTTGCATTCTCAGCATTCTTAACTACAATTCTAGCACTGATTCTCCTCATTTATCTCATCCTTCACCCTTCAAAGCCTCAATTCTCACTCAAAGAACTTGACATCTACCAACTCAACCTCTCAGGTCCAAATCTCAACACCACCATCAACCTCACCCTCCTCTCCAAGAATCCAAACCAGAAAGTTTCCATCTACTACGACGAAATCATAGTTTATGGAAGCTACAAGGGACAACAGATAACTGGTGACACTTATGTCCCTCCTTTCTACCAAGGCAATGAAGAGAGTAATCTCTTAACTGCTTCTTTGATTGGAAATGGTTTACCTGTGTCTccttcaattggttatgagtttggccGTGATCAAAGTTCTGGAAGACTTGTTTTGAACCTTAAGGCTAATGGCAAGCTTCGTTGGAAGGTTGGAACATGGGTCTCTGgccattacaggttcaatgtcaATTGTGTTTCTTTCATGGCTTTTGGACCCTCTctgccttctccttctcctcctctggCTTCAAAGCAGGGTTCTCACTGTTCTACCACACTTTAG